A window from Parambassis ranga chromosome 13, fParRan2.1, whole genome shotgun sequence encodes these proteins:
- the LOC114445350 gene encoding kelch-like protein 10, whose protein sequence is MMELIIEFAYTSSVNVTESNARRLFMAADTLNIVKLVQICCNFFEKRLCSDNCIGIWQFTKTYHAPELHLKAFHYVLSHFEEVAFGEEFLQLSARDVSDIIRRDNLTVRKEAAVFEAIVRWITHEPQEREGYTDLLLSEVRLSMMPTEYIQSHVLSNKLVTDNLRCQAMVSEVIKCKDRILGRPRLPSAILLAIGGLNGIRDLNNVIEAFDVRVNHWMNITEPSEPLRAYHGAAYLGGYVYCVGGCDQVFIATNNVRRFDLSTRTWQEVAPMYYHRGCVSVTVLNGCIYAMGGYDGHISLRSAEFYQPETNQWLEIAPMCERRSDASCTTLNGKIYICGGYDGSEHLQKAECYNPETNQWTLISPMSSRRSGVGVIAYNNRVYAVGGFDGTDHLRTAEVYNPHTNTWHNVSSMMTPRHSFGIEVVEDRLFVVGGFSTSTSNVEYYDSETNEWSQACDMDVDRSALSCCVLSSLPNMTDYTIPRDS, encoded by the exons atgatggagctcatcattgagtttgcatacaccagctctgttaacgtgacagagtccaatgcacggaggcttttcatggcagctgatacCCTTaatatagtgaagctggtgcaaatatgctgcaacttttttgaaaagaggCTCTGCtcagacaactgcatcggcatctggcagttcacaaaaacctaccacgcccctgaactgcacctcaaggcgttccactatgtcctcagtcactttgaggaagtggctttcggcgaagagttcctgcagctctcggcccgggatgtcagtgacatcatcagacgTGACAACCTCACTGTGAGaaaggaggcagctgtgtttgaggccatcgttcggtggatcacacatgaacctcaggaacgagaaggatacacagatcttctcttgtcagag gtcaggctgagcatgatgcctaccgagtacatacagagtcatgtgctgtccaataagctggtgacggacaacttgaggtgccaggccatggtctctgaggtcatcaaatgcaaagacagaatccttggtcggcctcgtctgccttctgccatcctcttggccattggaggcttgAATGGCATCAGGGATCTAAataatgtaatcgaggcatttgatGTCCGTgtaaatcactggatgaacataacagAGCCTTCTGAGCCTCTTCGCGCctatcatggtgcagcctacctcggtgggtatgtctactgtgttggcgGCTGTGACCAGGTGTTCATAGCCACCAATAATGtgcgcaggtttgacctgagcacacggacatggcaagaggtggcaccgatgtaCTATCACCGCGGTTgtgtgagcgtgactgtgctgaatgGGTGCATCTAtgccatgggaggctatgatggGCACATAAGTCTccgcagtgctgagttctaccagccagaaaccaaccagtggcttgaaaTTGCACCCATGTGTGAGCGGAGGAGCGACGCCAGCTGCACAACACtcaacggcaag atctacatatgtggtggatatgATGGGAGTGAGCACCTGCAAaaagcagagtgctacaacccagagaccaaccagtggaccctgatctctcccatgagcagccggcgcagtggagtaggagtcattgcatacaacaaccgtgtttatgca gttggtggcttcgatgGAACAGACCATCTGCGGActgctgaggtctacaaccctcacaccaacacctggcacaatgtgtcctccatgatgacccctcGCCACAGCTTTGGCattgaagtagttgaggaccggctctttgttgtcgggggcttcagCACCAGcacctctaatgttgagtactatgacagtgagacgaatgagtggtctcaggcctgcgacatggacgtcGACCGCagcgctctgagctgctgtgtgctttctagTCTTCCCAACATGActgactacaccatccctcgtgattcatga